From a region of the Nonlabens dokdonensis DSW-6 genome:
- a CDS encoding fasciclin domain-containing protein, giving the protein MKLTQIFTALLFLGFTSLATGQCHSKKQVSNNHDSHNNHVVVVNNWSYHDNGDIIDIALSDKKFSTLVAAVKAAQLVEVLKGDGPFTVFAPTNSAFNRLPDGTVDNLLQPKNKKQLQAVLTYHVLSGKVTASDIIESIKRNGGGFMTKTVQGDPLYASLQNGQVILQDAQGRKSIITATDIEASNGVVHVIDTVILPKK; this is encoded by the coding sequence ATGAAACTTACTCAAATTTTTACCGCATTATTATTTTTAGGCTTTACTTCTCTTGCAACTGGTCAATGTCATAGTAAAAAACAAGTCAGCAACAATCATGACAGCCACAACAACCATGTTGTGGTAGTTAACAACTGGTCCTATCATGATAATGGCGACATTATAGACATTGCATTATCAGATAAGAAATTCAGCACACTAGTCGCTGCTGTAAAAGCTGCACAGCTCGTAGAGGTATTAAAAGGCGATGGACCTTTTACAGTTTTTGCTCCTACAAACTCTGCATTCAATAGATTACCTGATGGAACAGTTGATAACCTGTTGCAACCTAAAAACAAAAAGCAATTACAAGCAGTTCTTACCTATCACGTACTTTCAGGAAAAGTTACCGCAAGCGATATCATTGAATCCATAAAAAGAAATGGCGGTGGTTTTATGACCAAAACTGTTCAGGGAGATCCACTTTATGCAAGTTTACAAAACGGGCAAGTGATTCTTCAAGATGCACAAGGTCGTAAAAGTATCATAACCGCAACAGATATTGAAGCAAGTAACGGTGTAGTTCATGTTATCGATACAGTGATTCTACCTAAAAAATAA
- a CDS encoding ABC transporter ATP-binding protein — MILSLKNVSKTYSNGVKALDDVTIDINAGMFGLLGPNGAGKSSMMRTIATLQSPDSGSIHLDGLDILNNKIEFRRTLGYLPQEFGVYPKMSAHDLLHYFASLKGITNKSERNALVDKALEVTNLSDVRYKNVAGYSGGMKQRFGIAQLLLNDPKLIIVDEPTAGLDPAERHRFLNVLREIGTNHIVIFSTHIVDDVKELCTDMAILNGGKILAQATPKQMVAALADKIWTTTVEREAIEQMQNDFNVISSNYNEDNKLNVRVYGEVSPGDAFVKTAPSLEDVYFTTLSNDRFIAETEIA, encoded by the coding sequence ATGATTCTCAGTTTAAAGAATGTTTCCAAGACCTACAGCAATGGTGTTAAAGCACTTGATGATGTAACTATAGATATAAACGCTGGAATGTTCGGCCTTTTAGGACCTAACGGAGCTGGAAAGTCTTCTATGATGCGTACGATAGCTACCCTACAATCTCCTGACTCTGGAAGCATACATTTAGATGGTCTAGACATTTTGAACAATAAAATTGAATTCAGACGTACTTTAGGTTATTTGCCACAAGAATTTGGCGTGTATCCTAAGATGAGTGCGCACGATTTGTTACATTATTTTGCGAGCCTTAAAGGAATTACCAATAAGTCAGAGCGCAATGCTCTCGTAGATAAAGCCCTAGAAGTTACAAACCTAAGCGATGTACGTTATAAAAACGTGGCAGGATATTCTGGCGGTATGAAACAACGTTTTGGAATTGCTCAACTATTATTAAACGATCCTAAGTTGATTATAGTAGATGAACCTACCGCAGGTCTTGACCCAGCAGAGCGTCACAGATTTTTAAACGTATTGAGAGAAATAGGTACCAATCACATAGTTATATTTTCTACACACATCGTAGATGATGTAAAAGAACTTTGTACAGACATGGCGATTCTAAATGGTGGTAAAATACTAGCTCAAGCAACACCTAAACAAATGGTCGCTGCACTCGCTGATAAAATATGGACTACTACTGTGGAAAGAGAAGCTATTGAGCAAATGCAAAACGACTTTAATGTGATTTCTTCTAATTATAATGAAGATAACAAGCTCAATGTGCGTGTTTACGGTGAAGTGTCTCCAGGCGACGCTTTTGTAAAGACAGCTCCATCTTTAGAAGATGTTTACTTTACTACCTTGAGTAATGATAGATTCATCGCCGAAACTGAAATCGCATAA